One window of the Lysobacter sp. S4-A87 genome contains the following:
- a CDS encoding diguanylate cyclase, with the protein MGRGSWRWWWPWLASLCLLLAVPVQASTTGSMTLPLGANVEHVALSPYLGYYHDASAEDDVDAVARRLAQGQFAPLPGGRSAFGFRTGAFWFHTRVVNHGNPEQRWLLVQSYALSDNIDVYARYADGHTTFQAGGDHLPFSARSVRYRHPNFWLTFPQGQPVDVFVRVRSESSMQVPLDIYTPVAFAELSRDAQLVIGLYYGILLALFFYNLALWLSLRDASYFWYLFHLSAFGLVLFTLNGFGFEYLWPQSSWLSDRMVPLSICLAQIGMQQFARIFLGLRERWRLGDRIGLGLISFFALLGIASTWLPYHISTPIASAAVLVSIAWIAVVSISVVRRGYAPAQLFLLAWAMFLLGTGLFVAIAFGMMPKTFITEYGVQIGSALEMLLLSIALGHRYAALRNENERIVREARDQLEHKVEQRTTELRSALGQLEDAHARLRESSQRDALTGLHNRSHFRDRFESLLRQSREHRRPLSLLMIDLDNFKLINDQHGHLIGDDCLRWAARTLGHGLRPHHDALLARFGGEEFVIVLPGLNLSAATQVAEDLRQHLRDQPFQSADSHITVTASIGVHAIETVSFGGIDPLLQLADQALYRAKADGRDCVRTSQVETV; encoded by the coding sequence ATGGGACGTGGTTCTTGGCGTTGGTGGTGGCCATGGCTGGCAAGCCTGTGCCTGCTGTTGGCCGTACCCGTCCAGGCCAGCACCACGGGCTCGATGACGCTGCCACTGGGCGCGAATGTCGAGCACGTGGCCCTGTCGCCCTACCTGGGTTACTACCACGACGCTTCTGCCGAAGATGATGTCGACGCGGTCGCGCGGCGGCTGGCGCAGGGACAGTTCGCACCCCTGCCGGGCGGACGCAGCGCATTCGGTTTCCGCACCGGCGCTTTCTGGTTCCACACGCGCGTCGTCAACCACGGCAACCCCGAGCAGCGCTGGTTGCTGGTGCAGAGCTACGCGCTCAGCGACAACATCGATGTGTATGCGCGCTACGCCGACGGCCACACGACCTTCCAGGCCGGTGGCGACCACCTGCCCTTCAGCGCCCGCAGCGTGCGTTACCGCCACCCCAATTTCTGGCTGACGTTTCCGCAGGGCCAGCCGGTCGACGTATTCGTGCGCGTGCGCAGCGAGAGCTCGATGCAGGTGCCGCTGGACATCTACACGCCCGTCGCTTTCGCCGAACTCTCGCGCGATGCACAGCTCGTGATCGGGCTGTACTACGGCATCCTGCTCGCGCTGTTCTTCTACAACCTGGCGCTGTGGCTGAGCCTGCGCGATGCCAGCTACTTCTGGTACCTGTTCCACCTGTCGGCGTTCGGGCTGGTGCTGTTCACCCTCAACGGCTTCGGCTTCGAGTACCTGTGGCCGCAGTCGTCATGGCTGAGCGACCGCATGGTGCCGCTGTCGATCTGCCTGGCGCAGATCGGCATGCAGCAGTTCGCCCGCATCTTCCTCGGCCTGCGCGAACGCTGGCGCCTCGGTGACCGGATCGGCCTGGGCCTGATTTCGTTCTTCGCCCTGCTCGGCATCGCATCGACGTGGTTGCCGTACCACATCTCCACGCCGATCGCGTCGGCGGCGGTGCTGGTCAGCATCGCCTGGATCGCGGTGGTGTCGATCTCGGTCGTGCGCCGCGGCTATGCGCCGGCGCAATTGTTCCTGCTGGCGTGGGCGATGTTCCTGCTCGGCACCGGCCTGTTCGTCGCCATCGCCTTCGGCATGATGCCCAAGACGTTCATCACGGAGTATGGGGTCCAGATCGGTTCGGCGCTGGAGATGCTGCTGCTGTCGATCGCACTGGGCCACCGCTACGCGGCGCTGCGCAACGAGAACGAGCGCATCGTCCGCGAGGCCAGGGACCAGCTCGAGCACAAGGTCGAGCAGCGCACCACGGAGTTGCGAAGCGCGCTGGGTCAACTCGAGGATGCGCACGCACGCCTGCGCGAGAGCAGCCAGCGCGACGCCCTGACCGGGCTGCACAACCGCAGCCACTTCCGCGACCGCTTCGAGTCGTTGCTGCGGCAGTCGCGCGAGCATCGGCGCCCGCTGTCGCTGCTGATGATCGACCTGGACAACTTCAAGCTGATCAACGACCAGCACGGCCATCTGATCGGCGACGACTGCCTGCGCTGGGCTGCGCGGACGCTCGGCCATGGTCTGCGTCCGCATCACGATGCGCTGCTGGCGCGCTTCGGCGGCGAGGAGTTCGTGATCGTGCTGCCGGGCCTGAACCTGTCGGCGGCGACCCAGGTGGCCGAGGACCTGCGCCAGCATCTGCGCGATCAGCCGTTCCAGAGCGCCGACAGCCACATCACCGTCACGGCCAGCATCGGCGTGCATGCGATCGAGACGGTGTCGTTCGGCGGCATCGATCCGCTGCTGCAGCTGGCCGACCAGGCGCTGTACCGGGCCAAGGCCGACGGCCGCGACTGCGTGCGGACGTCGCAGGTGGAGACGGTCTGA
- a CDS encoding aromatic amino acid lyase — translation MKPIRLDGRSLTRAQLVDVAYGAHVQLAPEQLPAVTRAAEFLAEQVRREEPIYGVSTGFGSNADRLLGNHHLRDELPGAARSDVTLHEELQRNLIVTHAVCVGEAFAPEIVRAMLCIRINTLMRGHSGIRVETLQALTAMLNAGIVPVVPQLGSVGASGDLAPLSHLAIVLLGGGEAFFEGERIPGGEALRRAGLSPVTLSYKEGLALNNGTAQMLACGVLALAQLEDLLDTADLAAAMTIDAFAGRLGAFAEEVHALRPHPGQVHSAAHLRDLLGGSTLADIPYHLVPKFRAWQPRSWDTPESQALRFDIGWDWVPFSQRHGREKFYLRFRPFRGGKKHQPQDSYSLRCIPQVHGAVRDAVAQAARVLEVELNALTDNPIIFPDAKAEFVEQQVISAGHFHGMPLALAMSYVKAAIPVLASISERRLNKLVDPATNDGLPGFLIGNEDSTESGHMIVQYTAAAIVNDLASRAHPASVYSIPTSANAEDHVSMGANEARHVLAMADDLGKVLALELYTAAQALDLRRDMINAARDLADRADARALAAKVQGAPAADSPEFDAFLAEVEGLRAELAAAGEFHPGRAVAAAHAAIREAIPFLDRDRAMDGEVATAVRLVKQGTILAAARA, via the coding sequence ATGAAACCGATCCGACTCGATGGCCGCTCGCTGACCCGCGCGCAGCTGGTGGACGTGGCCTACGGCGCGCATGTGCAGCTGGCACCGGAGCAACTGCCGGCGGTGACCCGCGCGGCCGAGTTCCTGGCCGAACAGGTCCGGCGCGAGGAACCCATCTACGGTGTCTCGACCGGCTTCGGCAGCAATGCCGACCGCCTGCTCGGCAACCACCACCTGCGTGACGAACTGCCCGGCGCCGCGCGCTCGGACGTCACCCTGCACGAGGAGCTGCAGCGCAACCTCATCGTCACCCACGCCGTCTGCGTCGGCGAAGCGTTCGCGCCGGAGATCGTCCGCGCGATGCTGTGCATCCGCATCAACACGCTGATGCGCGGTCACTCCGGCATCCGCGTCGAGACCCTGCAGGCACTGACCGCCATGCTCAACGCCGGCATCGTTCCGGTGGTGCCGCAGCTGGGTTCGGTCGGCGCCAGCGGCGACCTCGCACCGCTGTCGCACCTGGCGATCGTGCTGCTGGGCGGTGGCGAAGCCTTCTTTGAAGGCGAGCGCATCCCGGGTGGCGAAGCGCTCAGGCGCGCCGGCCTGTCGCCGGTGACGCTGTCGTACAAGGAAGGCCTGGCGCTGAACAACGGCACCGCGCAGATGCTTGCCTGTGGCGTGCTCGCACTGGCGCAGCTGGAGGACCTGCTCGACACCGCCGACCTCGCCGCGGCGATGACCATCGATGCCTTCGCCGGCCGCCTTGGCGCGTTCGCCGAGGAAGTGCACGCGCTGCGCCCGCACCCGGGCCAGGTGCACAGCGCCGCCCATCTGCGCGACCTGCTCGGTGGCTCCACGCTGGCCGACATCCCGTACCACCTGGTGCCGAAGTTCCGTGCCTGGCAGCCGCGCAGCTGGGACACGCCCGAATCGCAGGCGCTGCGCTTCGACATCGGTTGGGACTGGGTACCGTTCAGCCAGCGCCACGGCCGCGAGAAGTTCTACCTGCGCTTCCGCCCGTTCCGCGGCGGCAAGAAGCACCAGCCGCAGGACAGCTACTCGCTGCGCTGCATCCCGCAGGTCCACGGCGCCGTGCGCGATGCCGTCGCACAGGCCGCGCGCGTGCTCGAGGTCGAGCTCAACGCGCTGACCGACAACCCGATCATCTTCCCGGATGCCAAGGCCGAGTTCGTCGAGCAGCAGGTGATTTCTGCCGGCCACTTCCACGGCATGCCGCTGGCGCTGGCGATGAGCTACGTCAAGGCGGCCATTCCGGTGCTGGCGAGCATTTCCGAGCGCCGCCTCAACAAGCTGGTCGATCCGGCCACCAACGACGGCCTGCCGGGCTTCCTGATCGGCAACGAGGACTCGACCGAGTCCGGGCACATGATCGTGCAGTACACCGCCGCGGCCATCGTCAACGACCTGGCCAGCCGTGCCCACCCGGCGTCGGTCTATTCGATCCCGACCAGCGCCAATGCCGAAGACCATGTCTCGATGGGCGCCAACGAGGCGCGCCACGTGCTGGCGATGGCCGATGACCTGGGCAAGGTGCTGGCGCTGGAGCTCTACACCGCCGCGCAGGCGCTGGACCTGCGCCGCGACATGATCAACGCCGCGCGCGACCTGGCCGATCGTGCCGATGCGCGTGCACTGGCCGCGAAGGTGCAGGGCGCACCGGCCGCCGACAGCCCCGAGTTCGACGCCTTCCTGGCCGAAGTCGAAGGCTTGCGCGCCGAACTGGCCGCAGCCGGCGAATTCCATCCCGGTCGAGCAGTGGCCGCCGCGCACGCGGCAATCCGCGAAGCGATTCCGTTCCTCGATCGCGACCGCGCCATGGATGGCGAAGTCGCCACCGCGGTGCGGCTGGTGAAGCAAGGCACCATCCTGGCAGCCGCGCGTGCTTGA
- the hisS gene encoding histidine--tRNA ligase, with product MIKPRTPPGVMELLPPDQIAFQRMLDTIRRNFERFGFLPVETPVMELSEVLLTKSGGETERQVYFVQSTGALGKGSEGAAGEGMPELALRFDLTVPLARYVAEHEHELAFPFRRYQMQRVYRGERAQRGRFREFYQCDIDVIGKDALSVRFDAELPAVIHAVFSELDIGAFTIQLNNRKLMRGFFEAQGIVDGELQALVLREVDKLDKRGEDHVRETLTGEGFNLSVDAVAHILEFVKVRSSSHADALAQLDALGEGNEALREGVAELREVLELVRALGVPESAYALNFSIARGLDYYTGTVYETTLNDYPQIGSICSGGRYENLASHYTKSKLPGVGISIGLTRLFWQLREAGLLGNAAGSTVQAMVALMDGQSLTDALEIARRLRAAGINTEVQMEARKIGKQFQYASRAGIRFVALAGDDEKARGVVAVKDLLREEQFEVPLEELASTLRVELEQYRALAGR from the coding sequence TTGATCAAGCCGCGCACCCCGCCCGGGGTCATGGAGCTGCTACCTCCTGACCAGATCGCCTTCCAGCGCATGCTGGACACGATCCGCCGCAATTTTGAACGATTCGGCTTCCTGCCGGTGGAAACGCCGGTCATGGAGCTGTCGGAGGTGCTGCTGACCAAGTCCGGCGGCGAAACCGAACGGCAGGTGTACTTCGTCCAGTCCACCGGCGCGCTGGGCAAGGGCTCCGAGGGCGCGGCCGGCGAGGGCATGCCCGAGCTGGCGCTGCGCTTCGACCTGACCGTGCCGCTGGCGCGCTACGTCGCCGAGCACGAGCACGAACTGGCGTTCCCGTTCCGCCGCTACCAGATGCAGCGCGTCTACCGTGGCGAACGCGCACAGCGCGGCCGTTTCCGCGAGTTCTACCAGTGCGACATCGACGTGATCGGCAAGGACGCGCTGAGCGTGCGTTTCGATGCCGAGCTGCCGGCGGTGATCCATGCGGTGTTCTCCGAGCTCGACATCGGCGCGTTCACCATCCAGCTCAACAACCGCAAGCTGATGCGCGGCTTCTTCGAGGCCCAGGGCATCGTCGACGGCGAACTGCAGGCGCTGGTGCTGCGCGAGGTCGACAAGCTCGACAAGCGCGGCGAGGACCACGTCCGCGAGACCCTCACCGGCGAAGGCTTCAACCTGTCGGTCGATGCCGTCGCGCACATCCTCGAGTTCGTCAAGGTGCGTTCGTCCTCGCACGCCGATGCGCTGGCCCAGCTCGATGCGCTGGGCGAGGGCAACGAGGCACTGCGCGAAGGCGTCGCCGAACTGCGCGAGGTGCTTGAGCTCGTGCGCGCCCTCGGCGTGCCGGAAAGCGCCTACGCGCTGAACTTCTCGATCGCGCGCGGCCTCGACTACTACACCGGCACCGTCTACGAGACCACGCTCAACGACTACCCGCAGATCGGTTCGATCTGCTCGGGCGGCCGCTACGAGAACCTGGCCAGCCACTACACCAAGTCGAAGCTGCCGGGCGTCGGCATCTCGATCGGCCTGACCCGGCTGTTCTGGCAGCTGCGCGAGGCCGGCCTGCTCGGCAACGCCGCCGGCAGCACGGTGCAGGCGATGGTCGCGCTGATGGATGGTCAATCGCTGACCGATGCGCTCGAGATCGCCCGTCGCCTGCGTGCGGCCGGCATCAACACCGAAGTGCAGATGGAGGCGCGCAAGATCGGCAAGCAGTTCCAGTACGCCTCGCGCGCCGGCATCCGCTTCGTCGCCCTCGCCGGTGACGACGAGAAGGCGCGTGGCGTGGTCGCGGTCAAGGACCTGCTGCGCGAGGAGCAGTTCGAAGTGCCGCTGGAGGAACTGGCGAGCACGCTGCGCGTGGAGCTGGAACAGTACCGCGCACTCGCCGGCCGCTGA
- a CDS encoding D-hexose-6-phosphate mutarotase: MDLSCTPFQRDGSACLRLNAADGAVAEICLHGAHVLSWQPTPGRERLYLSPRASLAQCAATRAAIRGGIPVIFPQFGGRGPMVKHGFARLLSWRYVGIEADAGTPGAVLELIDNEDTRRLWPARFRARLHVALAPGALTVRLAIGNQGEAPFSFTAALHTYLRVDDLDATSVQGLEAAGFEDTRDGRLAAAEGEPVRFQSEVDRLYPDCAHDLLLAQGNDAMRISADGFRDTVLWNPGAALAAGMADLGAGEHRHFVCVESGTIAMPVTLAPGEEWSGAQRLQV, from the coding sequence ATGGATCTCTCCTGCACACCTTTCCAGCGCGATGGCAGCGCGTGCCTGCGCCTGAACGCCGCTGACGGCGCCGTCGCCGAGATCTGCCTGCATGGTGCCCACGTGCTGTCCTGGCAGCCCACACCGGGCCGCGAGCGCCTCTACCTGAGCCCGCGCGCCAGTCTTGCCCAGTGCGCCGCCACCCGCGCCGCCATTCGCGGCGGCATCCCGGTGATCTTCCCTCAGTTCGGCGGGCGCGGGCCGATGGTCAAACACGGTTTCGCGCGACTGCTTTCCTGGCGCTACGTGGGCATCGAGGCCGACGCCGGGACTCCGGGAGCCGTGCTGGAACTCATCGACAACGAGGACACCCGCCGCCTGTGGCCGGCGAGGTTCCGCGCGCGCCTGCACGTCGCGCTGGCGCCAGGCGCGCTGACGGTCCGCCTCGCCATCGGCAACCAGGGCGAGGCGCCCTTCAGCTTCACCGCGGCGCTGCACACCTACCTGCGCGTGGACGACCTGGACGCGACATCGGTGCAGGGCCTGGAAGCGGCCGGCTTCGAAGACACGCGCGATGGCCGGCTCGCCGCGGCCGAAGGTGAACCGGTGCGTTTCCAGTCCGAGGTCGACCGGCTCTACCCCGATTGCGCCCACGACCTGCTGCTTGCCCAGGGCAACGATGCCATGCGCATCAGCGCCGATGGTTTCCGCGACACCGTCTTGTGGAATCCCGGCGCGGCGCTGGCCGCGGGGATGGCCGATCTGGGCGCCGGTGAGCACCGGCACTTCGTCTGCGTCGAGTCAGGCACGATTGCCATGCCGGTGACGCTGGCGCCAGGCGAGGAATGGAGCGGAGCGCAGCGACTGCAGGTCTAG